One stretch of Gadus chalcogrammus isolate NIFS_2021 chromosome 14, NIFS_Gcha_1.0, whole genome shotgun sequence DNA includes these proteins:
- the sec11a gene encoding signal peptidase complex catalytic subunit SEC11A, which yields MLSLDFLDDVRRMNKRQLYYQVLNFGMIVSSALMIWKGLMVVTGSESPIVVVLSGSMEPAFHRGDLLFLTNRVEDPIRVGEIVVFRIEGREIPIVHRVLKIHEKDNGDIKFLTKGDNNAVDDRGLYKQGQHWLEKKDVVGRARGFVPYIGIVTILMNDYPKFKYAVLFMLGLFVLVHRE from the exons ATGTTATCGTTAGATTTCCTTGACGATGTGCGGCGCATGAATAAGCGGCAG CTGTATTACCAGGTTTTGAACTTTGGTATGATCGTGTCGTCCGCTTTGATGATCTGGAAAGGACTGATGGTCGTCACCGGAAGTGAGAGTCCCATCGTAGTCGTTCTCAG TGGCAGCATGGAGCCTGCGTTCCACAGAGGAGACCTGCTGTTCCTCACCAACCGGGTGGAGGACCCCATCCGGGTCGGGGAGATCGTCGTCTTCAGGATAGAGGGCCGCGAGATCCCCATAGTACACAGAGTACTGAAGATTCATGAAAA GGACAACGGCGACATCAAATTCCTGACCAAGGGGGACAACAACGCGGTGGATGACCGAGGTCTGTACAAGCAGGGCCAGCACTGGCTGGAGAAGAAGGACGTAGTGGGCAGAGCCAGAGG GTTTGTGCCGTATATTGGAATCGTTACCATTTTAATGAACGACTACCCCAAATTTAAG TATGCTGTTCTCTTCATGCTGGGGCTCTTTGTATTGGTCCACCGGGAATGA
- the nmbb gene encoding neuromedin Bb, whose translation MCSASERPHTELPVASSWGFCAPRDSAVPVLAMSGLTLSNVCHGALLTYLVFFSVLSLTTAVSFDLTELRNKVAKIKVNPRGNLWATGHFMGKKSVMDKPLLSPADGQGVDALQVALGPEQDDLGNIFQEVLRVALQAQIDTQETRSKKQESELLMKILESYVDSSKK comes from the exons ATGTGTAGTGCGTCCGAGCGCCCTCACACCGAACTCCCAGTCGCCAGTAGTTGGGGGTTTTGCGCGCCAAGGGACTCAGCCGTTCCGGTTTTAGCTATGTCTGGGTTAACACTTAGCAACGTCTGCCATGGGGCTTTACTGACTTATCTGGTGTTTTTTTCGGTGCTTTCTCTCACTACCGCTGTGAGCTTCGATTTGACAGAGCTAAGGAATAAAGTTGCAAAGATTAAAGTGAACCCGAGAGGCAATCTTTGGGCTACAG GACACTTTATGGGCAAGAAAAGTGTGATGGACAAGCCTCTGCTGTCACCCGCCGATGGGCAAGGTGTTGACGCGCTGCAGGTGGCACTGGGTCCGGAGCAGGACGACCTGGGGAACATCTTCCAGGAGGTTCTGCGGGTCGCTCTACAAGCGCAGATCGACACGCAAGAGACCCGCTCTAAAAAGCAG GAGTCAGAGTTGTTGATGAAGATTTTGGAGAGCTACGTCGACAGCAGCAAAAAGTGA